One genomic window of Corticium candelabrum chromosome 9, ooCorCand1.1, whole genome shotgun sequence includes the following:
- the LOC134184908 gene encoding probable E3 ubiquitin-protein ligase HECTD2 isoform X2 gives MSMELASRSESKFLCPGCKNKSAIIQLSDFESPSNERSFLQSLFLTTPFKSLLTARLRRHSADYADVWSMRQGYWTAEGQSKLSKESDCIGRRGAGMQLDLSGGMDLRPATAFSTSVDWPTVEGLSVSHLTLPIIEAVIAKYVETEDPSFLISLLRNVFVSSDALNMSFVESYENAQNFLSLSSTGGNDEVLVGDLDLGAVRQAYHLLVKLEPTEIFHTTIIDATAILLTTLESANIEPTEINQLLIILENPLLEEPSCHELLKKLCRILASLNDNSIRELTAYLLDYDSVSFSRLLKMFQDHFSSLLYPCQRAEPHLFPHLKVLALLYDVMKQSESVECGAGKALYTDFYCEAIAKRLDFKADYNRWKKRMSSIAASSSVLPTVDDYSLLDFPFLFDPACKVRVLHIDAVMQMRQEYQDALVHQAAVQQAQLLLEDREKSIVDVFYSASCPFFVLEVRRDHLVEDALVKLAGKQHHFKKPLKISYIGGGEQGLDMGGLQKEFFHLIVDAVFDPAFGMFVYSDETHCFWFNSASLETEKEFELVGILLGLAIYNGVILDIRFPRAVYKKLQGETLSLSDLIDCQPSLGHSLLQLLEYEGDVENAFCYSFQVSYMMYGQVKDVDLIPNGSLIAVTSHNRHEFVDLYVHHLLEESIAPQFESFARGLKSVCGSDVLSLCRSDELEMLICGSPELDFSSLEKSARYEDGYKRKSPVIQWLWDAVQTMTHEQKQQLLLFVTGSNRVPLKGISSLAFTIQRNGPDSDRLPTAMTCFNRLLLPEYSDKNKLTDRLTKALENSRGFGLT, from the exons ATGAGTATGGAACTCGCATCACGATCAGA GTCAAAGTTTCTTTGCCCTGGTTGTAAGAACAAAAGTGCTATAATTCAGCTGTCG GACTTTGAGAGCCCATCTAACGAACGCTCTTTTTTACAATCTCTCTTTCTCACTACGCCTTTCAAGTCGCTTCTTACAGCACGTTTGCGGAGACATTCGGCAGACTATGCTGATGTGTGGTCAATGAGGCAAGGCTATTGGACTGCAGAGGGACAAAGTAAGCTGAGCAAAGAGTCGGATTGTATTGGTCGACGTGGAGCTGGCATGCAGCTTGATCTG AGTGGTGGCATGGACCTACGGCCAGCGACAGCCTTTTCAACATCTGTAGACTGGCCTACTGTGGAA GGTTTATCTGTATCTCATCTGACATTGCCTATTATAGAG GCAGTTATTGCAAAGTATGTGGAAACCGAAGATCCTTCATTTCTCATCAGTTTGCTAAgaaatgtgtttgtgtcatcAGACGCTCTAAACATGAGCTTCGTG GAATCTTACGAAAATGCTCAGAATTTTTTGTCTCTTTCGTCAACAGGTGGGAATGACGAAGTGCTGGTTGGAG acttggattTAGGAGCTGTCAGGCAAGCATACCACCTGCTGGTGAAGCTTGAGCCAACG GAAATTTTCCACACCACAATTATTGATGCTACAGCAATTCTTCTCACCACATTAGAATCTGCTAACATAGAGCCAACCGAGATCAACCAG CTGTTGATAATTCTTGAAAACCCATTGCTCGAAGAACCATCATGTCATGAGTTATTAAAGAAGCTGTGCCGAATCTTAGCCTCACTAAATGACAACTCTATACGG GAGCTGACAGCATATCTGTTAGACTATGATAGTGTCTCGTTTTCTCGATTACTAAAGATGTTTCAAGATCACTTTAGTTCTTTGCTGTATCCATGCCAacg TGCCGAACCCCACCTCTTTCCACATTTGAAGGTTCTTGCACTATTGTATGATGTCATGAAACAGTCTGAA TCTGTGGAATGTGGTGCTGGTAAGGCACTGTACACTGACTTCTATTGTGAGGCAATAGCAAA GAGACTTGATTTCAAGGCTGATTATAATCGTTGGAAAAAACGAATGTCAAGTATAGCTGCAAG TTCTTCTGTGCTTCCAACTGTTGATGACTACAGTTTACTTGATTTTCCATTTCTATTTGATCCAGCA TGTAAAGTCCGTGTGTTGCACATCGATGCAGTTATGCAAATGAGGCAGGAGTATCAGGATGCTCTCGTTCATCAAGCA GCAGTTCAACAGGCTCAACTGTTGTTAGAAGACAG AGAAAAAAGTATAGTTGATGTCTTTTACTCTGCATCATGTCCCTTCTTTGTGCTTGAAGTTAGGAGAGACCATCTTGTTGAA GATGCATTAGTCAAATTAGCAGGAAAGCAACATCATTTTAAGAAGCCTCTGAAAATATCTTACATTGGAGGAGGAGAGCAG GGTCTGGACATGGGGGGATTACAGAAAGAGTTCTTTCATcttattgttgatgcagtgTTTGATCCTGCATTTGGTATGTTTGTCTACTCTGATGAGACTCACTGCTTCTGGTTCAACA GTGCTTCTCTGGAAACAGAGAAAGAATTTGAATTGGTGGGAATATTGCTGG GGTTGGCCATCTACAATGGAGTGATCCTTGATATCCGCTTTCCTAGAGCTGTGTACAAGAAACTGCAAGGGGAAACATTGTCTCTTTCTGATCTTATTGATTGTCAG CCATCTTTAGGCCATAGTTTACTACAGTTGCTCGAATATGAGGGAGATGTAGAAAATGCTTTCTGTTATTCATTCCAA GTTTCATACATGATGTATGGACAGGTTAAAGACGTTGATCTTATACCTAATGGATCATTGATAGCCGTCACCAGTCAT AATCGTCATGAATTTGTGGATCTGTATGTTCATCATTTACTTGAGGAAAGTATTGCTCCTCAATTTGAG TCATTTGCACGTGGTTTGAAGTCGGTGTGTGGCAGTGATGTCCTGAGTTTGTGTCGTTCAGATGAACTGGAGATGCTCATCTGTGGTAGCCCAGAATTG GATTTCAGTAGTCTTGAGAAGTCTGCACGTTATGAAGATGGATACAAACG AAAATCTCCTGTCATTCAATGGTTGTGGGATGCAGTACAAACAATGACACAcgaacagaaacaacagcttctcttgtttgttaCAGGAAGCAACAGG GTACCACTGAAAGGAATTTCCAGTCTGGCTTTTACCATTCAGAGGAATGGTCCGGATTCAGATAG ATTGCCAACAGCTATGACGTGTTTCAACAGACTGCTCCTGCCCGAATACTCTGACAAGAACAAATTGACCGACAGACTAACAAAAGCTTTGGAAAATTCGAGGGGATTTGGTCTGACATGA
- the LOC134184908 gene encoding probable E3 ubiquitin-protein ligase HECTD2 isoform X1, giving the protein MDVFTTESDDAASRQSSLRIGRLLCPRSDSLHDLTEEERPRKSLVINNQTALSTSNLPIQAGFSGFSNGKSNTTQTDTGISKTIFSHLMRRYYYQLTIGCGNTSCQNRLCQSCSRSQQYTIEYAVLMSMELASRSESKFLCPGCKNKSAIIQLSDFESPSNERSFLQSLFLTTPFKSLLTARLRRHSADYADVWSMRQGYWTAEGQSKLSKESDCIGRRGAGMQLDLSGGMDLRPATAFSTSVDWPTVEGLSVSHLTLPIIEAVIAKYVETEDPSFLISLLRNVFVSSDALNMSFVESYENAQNFLSLSSTGGNDEVLVGDLDLGAVRQAYHLLVKLEPTEIFHTTIIDATAILLTTLESANIEPTEINQLLIILENPLLEEPSCHELLKKLCRILASLNDNSIRELTAYLLDYDSVSFSRLLKMFQDHFSSLLYPCQRAEPHLFPHLKVLALLYDVMKQSESVECGAGKALYTDFYCEAIAKRLDFKADYNRWKKRMSSIAASSSVLPTVDDYSLLDFPFLFDPACKVRVLHIDAVMQMRQEYQDALVHQAAVQQAQLLLEDREKSIVDVFYSASCPFFVLEVRRDHLVEDALVKLAGKQHHFKKPLKISYIGGGEQGLDMGGLQKEFFHLIVDAVFDPAFGMFVYSDETHCFWFNSASLETEKEFELVGILLGLAIYNGVILDIRFPRAVYKKLQGETLSLSDLIDCQPSLGHSLLQLLEYEGDVENAFCYSFQVSYMMYGQVKDVDLIPNGSLIAVTSHNRHEFVDLYVHHLLEESIAPQFESFARGLKSVCGSDVLSLCRSDELEMLICGSPELDFSSLEKSARYEDGYKRKSPVIQWLWDAVQTMTHEQKQQLLLFVTGSNRVPLKGISSLAFTIQRNGPDSDRLPTAMTCFNRLLLPEYSDKNKLTDRLTKALENSRGFGLT; this is encoded by the exons ATGGATGTTTTCACAACAGAGTCAGATGATGCAGCTTCACGGCAAAGTTCGCTTCGAATTGGCAGACT GTTGTGCCCACGTAGTGATTCTCTGCACGACCTTACAGAAGAGGAACGACCAAGAAA aaGTCTCGTTATCAACAACCAAACAGCGTTATCCACTTCTAACCTTCCTATTCAA GCCGGATTCTCTGGATTTTCCAATGGAAAgtctaacacaacacaaacagacaccgGAATTTCAAAG ACAATATTCAGTCATCTGATGCGAAG ATATTACTACCAACTAACTATCGGTTGTGGAAACACATCGTGTCAGAACAGACTGTGTCAATCATGTTCac GGAGTCAACAGTATACAATTGAGTATGCAGTCTTGATGAGTATGGAACTCGCATCACGATCAGA GTCAAAGTTTCTTTGCCCTGGTTGTAAGAACAAAAGTGCTATAATTCAGCTGTCG GACTTTGAGAGCCCATCTAACGAACGCTCTTTTTTACAATCTCTCTTTCTCACTACGCCTTTCAAGTCGCTTCTTACAGCACGTTTGCGGAGACATTCGGCAGACTATGCTGATGTGTGGTCAATGAGGCAAGGCTATTGGACTGCAGAGGGACAAAGTAAGCTGAGCAAAGAGTCGGATTGTATTGGTCGACGTGGAGCTGGCATGCAGCTTGATCTG AGTGGTGGCATGGACCTACGGCCAGCGACAGCCTTTTCAACATCTGTAGACTGGCCTACTGTGGAA GGTTTATCTGTATCTCATCTGACATTGCCTATTATAGAG GCAGTTATTGCAAAGTATGTGGAAACCGAAGATCCTTCATTTCTCATCAGTTTGCTAAgaaatgtgtttgtgtcatcAGACGCTCTAAACATGAGCTTCGTG GAATCTTACGAAAATGCTCAGAATTTTTTGTCTCTTTCGTCAACAGGTGGGAATGACGAAGTGCTGGTTGGAG acttggattTAGGAGCTGTCAGGCAAGCATACCACCTGCTGGTGAAGCTTGAGCCAACG GAAATTTTCCACACCACAATTATTGATGCTACAGCAATTCTTCTCACCACATTAGAATCTGCTAACATAGAGCCAACCGAGATCAACCAG CTGTTGATAATTCTTGAAAACCCATTGCTCGAAGAACCATCATGTCATGAGTTATTAAAGAAGCTGTGCCGAATCTTAGCCTCACTAAATGACAACTCTATACGG GAGCTGACAGCATATCTGTTAGACTATGATAGTGTCTCGTTTTCTCGATTACTAAAGATGTTTCAAGATCACTTTAGTTCTTTGCTGTATCCATGCCAacg TGCCGAACCCCACCTCTTTCCACATTTGAAGGTTCTTGCACTATTGTATGATGTCATGAAACAGTCTGAA TCTGTGGAATGTGGTGCTGGTAAGGCACTGTACACTGACTTCTATTGTGAGGCAATAGCAAA GAGACTTGATTTCAAGGCTGATTATAATCGTTGGAAAAAACGAATGTCAAGTATAGCTGCAAG TTCTTCTGTGCTTCCAACTGTTGATGACTACAGTTTACTTGATTTTCCATTTCTATTTGATCCAGCA TGTAAAGTCCGTGTGTTGCACATCGATGCAGTTATGCAAATGAGGCAGGAGTATCAGGATGCTCTCGTTCATCAAGCA GCAGTTCAACAGGCTCAACTGTTGTTAGAAGACAG AGAAAAAAGTATAGTTGATGTCTTTTACTCTGCATCATGTCCCTTCTTTGTGCTTGAAGTTAGGAGAGACCATCTTGTTGAA GATGCATTAGTCAAATTAGCAGGAAAGCAACATCATTTTAAGAAGCCTCTGAAAATATCTTACATTGGAGGAGGAGAGCAG GGTCTGGACATGGGGGGATTACAGAAAGAGTTCTTTCATcttattgttgatgcagtgTTTGATCCTGCATTTGGTATGTTTGTCTACTCTGATGAGACTCACTGCTTCTGGTTCAACA GTGCTTCTCTGGAAACAGAGAAAGAATTTGAATTGGTGGGAATATTGCTGG GGTTGGCCATCTACAATGGAGTGATCCTTGATATCCGCTTTCCTAGAGCTGTGTACAAGAAACTGCAAGGGGAAACATTGTCTCTTTCTGATCTTATTGATTGTCAG CCATCTTTAGGCCATAGTTTACTACAGTTGCTCGAATATGAGGGAGATGTAGAAAATGCTTTCTGTTATTCATTCCAA GTTTCATACATGATGTATGGACAGGTTAAAGACGTTGATCTTATACCTAATGGATCATTGATAGCCGTCACCAGTCAT AATCGTCATGAATTTGTGGATCTGTATGTTCATCATTTACTTGAGGAAAGTATTGCTCCTCAATTTGAG TCATTTGCACGTGGTTTGAAGTCGGTGTGTGGCAGTGATGTCCTGAGTTTGTGTCGTTCAGATGAACTGGAGATGCTCATCTGTGGTAGCCCAGAATTG GATTTCAGTAGTCTTGAGAAGTCTGCACGTTATGAAGATGGATACAAACG AAAATCTCCTGTCATTCAATGGTTGTGGGATGCAGTACAAACAATGACACAcgaacagaaacaacagcttctcttgtttgttaCAGGAAGCAACAGG GTACCACTGAAAGGAATTTCCAGTCTGGCTTTTACCATTCAGAGGAATGGTCCGGATTCAGATAG ATTGCCAACAGCTATGACGTGTTTCAACAGACTGCTCCTGCCCGAATACTCTGACAAGAACAAATTGACCGACAGACTAACAAAAGCTTTGGAAAATTCGAGGGGATTTGGTCTGACATGA
- the LOC134184949 gene encoding uncharacterized protein LOC134184949: MEVQHDVREEPTISMLVGVWRIEEIIKEVELSSEKAVDEMKESILSLVTSLKERERHLALLIDKRRMRMGSILRQMKEELQRGDELLKEISLVDETCTDVEEEEEANVKELGSLAGLMILDIERMREINRMSVEAEIEVSNVLEAIRSGVSELTDDYPFKAEPSSLTSFRACLGNIMERRQVSKEMKIQKHVEKKRDVESTVGENRSCDDDKKCEGSDISQWLLTTKEEESTQSIIHCEDASHSQPSNKKEEDNNMSQWLYRPELCESSNSVMQTGMPADNLALAQGYMETRKQDEMCTGLENLHVEETRDSWKDYEEADITKWLLRPKLDDYTGSTAFLNDSVTQTSNWMQDNNNMSQWLYVHRPAPADSKEESPARLRTVSFESGSSHNPNMDWKILQCNDQSQWLRESGTFQGTSSPAISVRMALETHMATPKEMWLRPALCESSYSVIQTGMTADNVASAQGYMETRKQDEMCTGLENLHVEETRDSWKEYEEADITKWLLRPKLDDYTGSTAFLNANVTQTSNWMQDNNNMSQWLYVHRPAPADSKEESPARLRTVSFESGSSHNPNMDWKILQCNDQSQWLRESGTFQGTSSPATSVRMALETHKATPKEMWLRQKTSGDNVVVDMNSCVRHTDEAEQLTRLEDVRSNDKKEDYEKWLIQGSKSYLNTANQDYKKWLATDSGRNESLFFPCNRQYNRKAFRKLMKHLCQTSVPRFDSVHLCGHKQSSVKAEVTTKHELALSAHADEDDITKWLLPNSRGLESVNGNKSVCSGLDFQESSAALHLEEASKPVTSLSDSISSNCNNQTYKVKQACCDDVECDEFEVIDAENGEEATEFD, encoded by the coding sequence ATGGAGGTCCAGCACGATGTTCGTGAAGAACCGACAATTTCAATGCTAGTCGGTGTGTGGAGAATTGAAGAAATAATCAAAGAGGTCGAGCTATCAAGCGAGAAGGCTGTTGATGAAATGAAGGAGTCGATACTATCACTAGTGACGAGTCTCAAGGAGAGAGAACGCCATCTCGCTCTTCTTATCGATAAACGTAGAATGAGAATGGGTAGCATTCTACGACAAATGAAGGAAGAGCTACAGAGAGGAGACGAATTGTTGAAAGAaattagtttagttgatgaaacGTGTACGGATgtagaggaagaggaggaagCTAACGTGAAGGAACTGGGAAGTTTGGCAGGTTTGATGATACTAGATATAGAAAGAATGAGGGAAATAAACAGAATGTCAGTGGAAGCAGAAATAGAAGTGAGCAATGTGCTTGAGGCTATTAGGAGTGGAGTGAGTGAGCTGACAGATGATTACCCGTTTAAGGCGGAGCCATCTTCTCTCACCTCCTTTCGGGCATGTCTTGGTAACATAATGGAAAGGAGACAAGTAAGTAAGGAAATGAAGATACAGAAACATGTGGAGAAGAAGAGGGATGTCGAGAGTACAGTTGGTGAGAACAGAAGTTGTGATGATGACAAGAAATGTGAGGGGAGTGACATCTCACAGTGGCTTCTCACTACCAAGGAAGAAGAATCAACGCAGTCAATAATTCATTGTGAGGATGCTAGTCATAGCCAACCAAGTAACAAGAAGGAAGAGGATAATAACATGTCACAATGGCTGTATCGACCAGAGTTGTGTGAAAGCTCGAATTCTGTCATGCAGACTGGTATGCCTGCAGATAATCTTGCATTAGCTCAAGGGTACATGGAAACACGGAAACAAGACGAGATGTGTACAGGCTTAGAAAACTTACATGTTGAAGAAACTAGGGACAGTTGGAAGGATTATGAAGAGGCAGACATCACAAAATGGCTGCTAAGGCCAAAACTGGATGATTACACTGGTTCGACTGCATTTCTGAATGACAGTGTTACTCAGACAAGCAACTGGATGCAAGATAATAACAACATGTCACAATGGTTGTACGTGCATAGACCAGCACCAGCCGACTCAAAAGAGGAATCACCAGCACGATTACGAACAGTTTCATTCGAATCTGGAAGCAGTCATAATCCTAACATGGACTGGAAGATACTTCAATGCAATGATCAGTCACAATGGCTGAGAGAAAGTGGGACATTTCAAGGAACTTCATCTCCTGCAATCAGCGTTCGCATGGCATTAGAAACACATATGGCTACACCCAAAGAGATGTGGCTTAGACCAGCGTTGTGTGAAAGCTCTTATTCTGTCATACAGACTGGTATGACTGCAGATAATGTTGCATCAGCTCAAGGGTACATGGAAACACGGAAACAAGACGAGATGTGTACAGGCTTAGAAAACTTACATGTTGAAGAAACTAGGGACAGTTGGAAGGAATATGAAGAGGCAGACATCACAAAATGGCTGCTAAGGCCAAAACTGGATGATTACACTGGTTCGACTGCATTTCTGAATGCCAATGTTACTCAGACAAGCAACTGGATGCAAGATAATAACAACATGTCACAATGGTTATACGTGCATAGACCAGCACCAGCCGACTCAAAAGAGGAATCACCAGCACGATTACGAACAGTTTCATTCGAATCTGGAAGCAGTCATAATCCTAACATGGACTGGAAGATACTTCAATGCAATGATCAGTCACAATGGCTGAGAGAAAGTGGGACATTTCAAGGAACTTCATCTCCTGCAACCAGCGTTCGCATGGCATTAGAAACACACAAGGCTACACCCAAAGAGATGTGGCTTAGGCAAAAGACATCGGGTGATAACGTAGTAGTTGATATGAATTCATGTGTGAGACACACTGATGAGGCAGAGCAATTAACACGTTTGGAAGATGTGAGAAGCAATGATAAGAAGGAAGATTATGAGAAGTGGCTTATTCAAGGTTCAAAATCCTACCTCAACACTGCAAATCAGGATTACAAGAAATGGCTGGCTACTGATTCAGGACGAaatgaaagtctgttttttccTTGCAATAGGCAGTACAATCGCAAAGCATTCCGAAAGTTAATGAAACATTTATGTCAAACTTCTGTTCCTCGATTTGATTCCGTTCATCTTTGTGGTCATAAACAGTCATCTGTCAAAGCTGAGGTTACAACTAAACACGAGTTGGCACTAAGTGCACATGCTGATGAAGATGATATCACTAAGTGGTTATTACCAAACAGCAGAGGCTTAGAAAGTGTTAATGGCAACAAGTCTGTGTGCTCTGGTCTTGACTTCCAGGAATCTTCTGCTGCTTTGCATTTGGAAGAAGCCAGCAAACCAGTGACCAGTTTGTCTGATTCTATTTCAAGCAACTGTAACAACCAGACTTACAAGGTCAAACAGGCTTGCTGCGACGATGTAGAGTGTGACGAGTTTGAAGTAATTGATGCAGAAAACGGGGAAGAAGCAACAGAGTTTGACTAA
- the LOC134184565 gene encoding dehydrogenase/reductase SDR family member 7B-like — MQLIVIVVVVVVLLLLLSAFRNKQRSPSFWRKQLQGKVVLITGASSGLGRACALAFHQAGCRLILSARNYDRLTKTKEAILSDGGNESDVQVLQMDLSDIDSLNEKAKCALEMYSQVDVLVNNGGVSSRSSVLDTNIAVDQQLMAVNYFGAVALTKALLPHMISKRSGHIVAISSVQGKLAIPFRSSYAASKHALEAFFESLRSEVVDFGVHVTLICPGYINTQLSVNAVTGDGAKYGVTDRSTQQGMSPEMVAANVVAATACHREELLLTTIDARAAVYLRTLCPFLLRKILRRRARKQKREQAANSKAE, encoded by the exons ATGCAACTTAtcgtcatcgtcgtcgtcgtagTTGTACTGCTCTTGTTGTTGAGTGCTTTTAGGAATAAACAGAGAAGCCCATCATTTTGGAGGAAGCAGCTTCAGGGCAAGGTTGTTCTCATCACAGGAGCCAGTTCTGGTCTAGGAAGAG CTTGTGCACTGGCATTTCATCAAGCTGGATGCCGGCTCATTCTATCGGCAAGAAATTACGATAGACTAACTAAAACAAAAGAGGCTATTTTGTCTGATGGAGGAAATGAAAGTGATGTTCAAGTTTTGCAAATGGATTTGTCAGATATCGATTCATTAAACGAGAAAGCTAAGTGTGCATTAGAGATGTACAGTCAAGTGGATGTGCTGGTAAACAATGGAGGTGTGAGCTCTAGGAGCAGCGTGTTGGACACAAATATAGCAGTTGACCAGCAGCTGATGGCAGTGAACTACTTTGGAGCTGTTGCACTAACCAAGG CACTTCTCCCGCACATGATTAGCAAAAGAAGTGGCCACATTGTTGCGATCAGCAGCGTACAGGGAAAACTTGCTATTCCGTTTCGATCATCGT ATGCAGCATCGAAGCATGCACTGGAGGCATTCTTTGAAAGTCTTCGATCTGAAGTTGTTGACTTTGGTGTACACGTGACCTTGATTTGCCCTGGTTATATCAACACACAATTGTCTGTTAATGCTGTCACTGGAGATGGAGCTAAGTATGGAG TAACCGATCGATCTACTCAGCAAGGAATGTCACCCGAGATGGTGGCAGCTAATGTAGTGGCGGCTACTGCATGTCACAGGGAGGAATTGCTTCTTACTACAATTGATGCAAGAGCTGCAGTGTATTTACGAACTCTGTGTCCATTTCTCTTGAGGAAGATATTGAGGAGGAGAGCGAGAAAGCAGAAACGTGAACAAGCAGCAAACAGTAAAGCTGAATGA
- the LOC134184953 gene encoding uncharacterized protein LOC134184953, which produces MSKGSSIISEVVQELSSQRASLEDTLCQITFAHESFELQANQASEDIHETVAQQISELNQQKERLLLQVHDICETQGKQLKAKEENLRESIAVLSSALDKIEGFSQSQIGEINQRELQQCMAQLFHTVKETIDGVDNLDQQNLCCQLNTTKLQEVITKFGEINIVGSKEAECETSEVMSSMKATVNTILSSCLGVNKQSWFTDDIHMWLANTQVMNVDLSATEAVLQGLRKQSEKQDLVWLLEQPATAEQSSFHDVSVTQDDGNDGNSCQYWLFSGSETSDGQSTVKNKTGQYEFCSSDMCVWLSFKGKLGITVDQEEAVDSNHLRMKEDELEREATAILRAESFRHSLKQLEEESRDWSQWIYRGTSEACTATKSLSNTINMNSWQAFLKPQSDSYAAAIATGMQSYFSSPLTKWLRMPSKPSDGNVSDSEMSTQQQPTEAVTFTCQTFKSPDYSLWLTASRGFENSESSGDLDMWLALPKYASEYTSNQVAQAFERLRTNESDYTKWLLPDCTVETPVTSFMTEQSCALDQWLLSGQDAAVVTGGYPSGASLLGFGNSLKSSHLHWLMKSDEMQKSLIADSQDLNTGHLIADEMAQVLKKHDESAADISQWLAPSVSGLDLTFEDDSANNDVSHWIVHREWSKNTSEQLPCKSQPFEFDDLSLWLYPQGYKSAESSTSSIDEFKNIKFCLSNKSVAYPHADVDPNNSDEIVELESNATSQDFEIIDQFSKSSHSSLDDTWLHQSEQ; this is translated from the coding sequence ATGTCAAAAGGTTCTTCGATTATTAGTGAAGTTGTGCAAGAGCTTAGCTCTCAGAGAGCTTCTCTTGAAGACACCTTATGTCAAATCACTTTTGCTCATGAGTCGTTTGAGTTGCAAGCCAATCAGGCATCAGAAGACATTCATGAAACTGTTGCACAACAAATCAGTGAGCTCAACCAGCAAAAGGAACGACTGCTGCTTCAAGTTCATGATATTTGTGAAACCCAGGGGAAACAACTGAAAGCTAAGGAAGAAAATTTGAGAGAAAGTATCGCTGTCTTATCATCAGCTTTAGATAAAATTGAAGGGTTTTCACAGAGTCAGATTGGAGAGATCAATCAAAGAGAATTGCAGCAGTGCATGGCTCAGCTGTTTCATACCGTCAAGGAAACAATTGACGGAGTTGACAATCTCGACCAACAGAACTTATGCTGTCAACTAAATACAACAAAATTGCAGGAAGTGATCACCAAGTTTGGTGAAATCAACATTGTTGGTTCAAAAGAAGCAGAGTGCGAGACATCTGAAGTTATGTCTTCTATGAAAGCAACTGTTAACACCATTTTAAGCAGCTGCTTAGGTGTTAACAAGCAGTCTTGGTTTACAGATGACATTCACATGTGGCTGGCTAATACACAAGTAATGAATGTTGATTTATCTGCTACTGAAGCTGTTCTTCAAGGACTTCGAAAGCAATCAGAAAAACAAGACCTTGTTTGGTTGCTGGAGCAACCAGCCACAGCAGAACAATCATCATTTCACGATGTCTCGGTGACTCAAGATGATGGCAATGATGGTAATAGTTGTCAGTATTGGCTTTTCAGTGGATCAGAAACAAGTGATGGGCAATCTACAGTCAAGAACAAGACTGGACAGTATGAATTCTGCTCATCTGATATGTGTGTTTGGCTTAGTTTCAAAGGCAAGTTGGGCATCACCGTTGATCAAGAAGAGGCTGTTGACAGCAACCACTTGAGAATGAAAGAGGATGAACTGGAAAGGGAAGCAACGGCTATCTTACGTGCCGAGTCTTTTCGACACAGTCTTAAGCAGTTGGAAgaagagtcacgtgactggagTCAATGGATTTACAGAGGCACCTCAGAGGCATGTACTGCTACCAAGTCTTTATCAAATACTATCAATATGAATAGCTGGCAAGCATTCTTGAAACCTCAATCTGATTCTTATGCAGCAGCTATTGCTACAGGAATGCAATCTTATTTTTCTTCTCCCCTTACAAAATGGTTGAGAATGCCCTCAAAGCCATCAGATGGTAATGTGTCAGATTCAGAAATGTCTACCCAACAGCAGCCTACTGAGGCTGTCACATTTACTTGTCAGACCTTCAAATCACCTGACTATTCTCTTTGGCTGACGGCTTCACGTGGATTTGAGAACAGTGAATCAAGTGGTGATTTAGATATGTGGCTTGCTTTGCCAAAATATGCTTCTGAATACACAAGCAATCAAGTTGCACAGGCATTTGAGAGACTCAGAACAAACGAATCTGATTACACCAAGTGGCTGCTGCCTGATTGCACTGTTGAAACACCTGTCACCTCTTTCATGACAGAACAAAGTTGTGCTTTAGATCAATGGCTACTTTCTGGTCAAGATGCAGCTGTTGTCACTGGAGGCTATCCATCAGGTGCTTCTTTGCTTGGTTTTGGTAATTCACTAAAGTCGTCTCACCTTCACTGGTTGATGAAATCTGATGAAATGCAGAAGTCATTGATAGCTGATTCACAAGATTTGAACACTGGTCATTTGATTGCAGATGAAATGGCTCAAGTACTGAAGAAACATGATGAAAGTGCTGCTGACATCAGTCAATGGCTTGCCCCATCAGTGTCAGGATTGGATCTGACGTTTGAGGATGATTCTGCTAATAATGATGTCAGCCACTGGATTGTCCATAGAGAGTGGAGTAAAAACACCAGTGAGCAACTGCCTTGCAAGAGCCAACCATTTGAGTTTGATGACCTGAGTTTGTGGTTGTACCCACAAGGATACAAGTCAGCTGAATCTTCCACTTCATCGATTGATGAATTTAAGAACATCAAATTTTGCTTGAGCAACAAGTCTGTTGCATATCCACATGCAGATGTCGATCCTAACAACAGTGACGAGATTGTTGAGTTGGAAAGCAATGCCACAAGTCAAGACTTTGAAATCATTGATCAATTCTCAAAAAGCAGTCATTCATCACTGGATGACACTTGGCTTCACCAATCTGAACAATAG